The Lachnospiraceae bacterium KM106-2 nucleotide sequence GTAAGCTTGATACTCTTTCAAAAGGTAATCAGCAGAAAGTCCAGATTGCACAGACATTAGTATGTGATCCGGATATTGTCATATTAGATGAACCTTTTAGTGGACTTGATCCTGTTAATTCTCAAGTGCTAAAAGATACGATCCTAGAACTGATCCAAAATAATAAGATCGTTATTTTTTCTAGTCATCAAATGGGATATGTAGAAGAGTTCTGTGAGGACATCGTTATTATTAATAAGGGCGAAGTTGTTCTTGGTGGTAACCTTGCTGAGATAAAGAAAGAGTATGGTAAAGATCGATTGACACTTAGCGCTGTTAATTATGATGTAGATGAGCTTGCGAAGATTTGTAAAGATGAATTTAGCAGTATATTTGAAATCGATCAGAAGAAAAATAATTTCCTTATTATCAAGCTCATTGGAAGTCATACCAAGAAAGATATTATGGAAGCATTGATCAAGAGTGATATTGATATAAATGAATTCTCAACGTATCGACCAACATTAACAGATATATTTGTATTAAAGGCAGGTGATCAGCAATGAAGAGTTTAAAAACAGTTATTATGTTCGAATTAGGAAATTTCTTTAGACATAAAGGATTTATTATTACTACGACATTACTTTCTCTAATTTTTATTATTGGTCTCTCACTACCAAGTTTCTTTGATATGAGTAGTATTAT carries:
- a CDS encoding ABC transporter, ATP-binding protein gives rise to the protein MPGVIIYQNKKLIIKEGIIMKLEVKDLKKSFGDTEILHGISFEATQGKALGLLGRNGAGKTTTIRILMDVFKANSGTITLDGKPFVARDYQIGYLPEERGLYPKKTVEEQILYLACLRGVSMKKAKANCDKWLDKLGVLQYKNRKLDTLSKGNQQKVQIAQTLVCDPDIVILDEPFSGLDPVNSQVLKDTILELIQNNKIVIFSSHQMGYVEEFCEDIVIINKGEVVLGGNLAEIKKEYGKDRLTLSAVNYDVDELAKICKDEFSSIFEIDQKKNNFLIIKLIGSHTKKDIMEALIKSDIDINEFSTYRPTLTDIFVLKAGDQQ